The genomic interval TGAGCTTCTGGTCCCTCAAGTTCCAGTCCAGAACCACGTATCTCAGTGACTTCAGGGTCAAACCATCTGATAACAATAAACAAGAGTTTCCACAGATTAGGACGatttaaaaaacttaaaattCAAACAGAATCTATTATGATGTGACCTACCTTTCTCGATGAGAGCACTGATTCTGCCTGGTGTCCCCACGCCAATGTGTGTGACGCCTTTCTGCAGCAGGTTCACCTGCTCCTCAATCTGTACAATAGAAAGACACATGCAAAAATACTGTTCTGGTAAAACTGTTCATTGCACAGAATCCACAGGCATCATAACAACCATGTGCCATCTCCAGTACCTTGATATGTTTTGCAAACAGTTTCATTGCTTTGGTTTCACCCTTGAATGTGGTCAGCTGCCTGTGAATTATATAAACAAACAGCACAATGTTAGGTCTGATTAAAAGCTGTAGAGTTCAGAATGTGTCGCTGTTTCACTTACTTGATGAGCTCAATGGCTCGGAGAGCAGAGCTACAGACGATGAGCAGGATCACAGAGCTCTTCTCTGTGTGCTGCTTctgaatctttgcccatttggGACAAACTAATGATGAAAGTTAAAAAGAAtatgaaacaaaaatgtaatatttgtttAGAAGTAGCAGATGATAAAAGATCAGTCCAAAGGGAACTTAGAAGCATCACTGACCCAGTTTGAGGTAAGAGGAGAGGGTGTGCGTCAAGTCGTTACTGGACAGGAAGCAGGAGTCTGGAGCATGTGGGAGGACAGACGGTGACCTTGGTGAATCAACACATCAGCAGATATCGACTGAGCCTTGGAGCTAAAGGGGACGGGAGCCCTGACTCACCCTGCAGGGTCAGCTCCTCCTGTTCGATCACAGAGCGCTTGTCTGAGAAGTAGAGAGAGACCATGCTCTGCAGGTCCGCCGCACAGC from Pleuronectes platessa chromosome 14, fPlePla1.1, whole genome shotgun sequence carries:
- the cmss1 gene encoding protein CMSS1 isoform X2; this encodes MHIKIKTYASEAEQEEETEQEIPPTDKTITKTKPEKRKTITETTDKAKKKKQIEESRCVIPQKTETEDEKSTKPKKKRKKKKKTITDVLATSEPKPGCAADLQSMVSLYFSDKRSVIEQEELTLQDSCFLSSNDLTHTLSSYLKLVCPKWAKIQKQHTEKSSVILLIVCSSALRAIELIKQLTTFKGETKAMKLFAKHIKIEEQVNLLQKGVTHIGVGTPGRISALIEKDGLTLKSLRYVVLDWNLRDQKLRRMVDIPEIKLDFMKLLEGGILTGCREGKLKIGLF
- the cmss1 gene encoding protein CMSS1 isoform X1, encoding MGDDLGDEWWQHEDASEAEQEEETEQEIPPTDKTITKTKPEKRKTITETTDKAKKKKQIEESRCVIPQKTETEDEKSTKPKKKRKKKKKTITDVLATSEPKPGCAADLQSMVSLYFSDKRSVIEQEELTLQDSCFLSSNDLTHTLSSYLKLVCPKWAKIQKQHTEKSSVILLIVCSSALRAIELIKQLTTFKGETKAMKLFAKHIKIEEQVNLLQKGVTHIGVGTPGRISALIEKDGLTLKSLRYVVLDWNLRDQKLRRMVDIPEIKLDFMKLLEGGILTGCREGKLKIGLF